The [Flavobacterium] thermophilum genome has a segment encoding these proteins:
- the artM gene encoding Arginine transport ATP-binding protein ArtM, with translation MIDVRQLKKSFGSLQVLKGIDVHIREGEVVVVIGPSGSGKSTFLRCLNLLEDFDEGEIIIDGINLKAKDTNLNKVREEVGMVFQRFNLFPHMTVLNNITLAPMKVRKWPREKAEAKAMELLAKVGLQDKAHVYPDSLSGGQAQRVAIARALAMEPKIMLFDEPTSALDPEMVGEVLSVMKQLANEGMTMVVVTHEMGFAREVGDRVLFMDGGYIVEEGKPEDLFDHPQHERTKAFLSKVL, from the coding sequence ATGATTGACGTACGCCAGCTGAAAAAATCGTTCGGTTCGCTCCAAGTTTTAAAAGGAATCGATGTCCATATTCGCGAAGGAGAAGTCGTGGTCGTCATCGGCCCATCGGGGTCGGGAAAATCGACGTTTTTACGCTGTTTAAACTTGCTTGAGGATTTCGATGAAGGTGAAATTATTATTGACGGCATTAATTTAAAGGCGAAAGACACGAACTTAAATAAAGTGCGGGAAGAAGTCGGAATGGTGTTCCAGCGCTTTAACTTGTTTCCGCATATGACGGTGCTGAACAATATCACGCTGGCACCGATGAAAGTGCGGAAATGGCCGCGTGAAAAAGCGGAAGCGAAGGCGATGGAGCTGCTCGCCAAAGTCGGGCTGCAAGACAAAGCGCACGTCTACCCGGACTCCCTCTCCGGTGGGCAGGCGCAGCGCGTCGCCATCGCCCGGGCATTGGCCATGGAACCGAAAATCATGCTGTTTGACGAGCCGACGTCAGCGCTTGACCCGGAAATGGTCGGGGAAGTGCTCTCGGTCATGAAGCAGCTGGCCAATGAAGGGATGACGATGGTCGTCGTCACCCACGAGATGGGCTTTGCCCGTGAAGTCGGCGACCGCGTCCTGTTTATGGACGGCGGCTACATTGTCGAGGAAGGGAAGCCGGAAGACTTGTTCGACCACCCGCAGCATGAGCGGACGAAAGCGTTTTTATCAAAAGTGCTGTAA
- the yecS_2 gene encoding Inner membrane amino-acid ABC transporter permease protein yecS, whose amino-acid sequence MDFRFDIIVEYAPYFWQGLLVTIGVSLAGIVFGLILGLFIGLGKMSSNPIIRLPFSWYIHFFRGTPLVVQILLVHFGAMPLFFAQPNAVASLAVSLSLNSAAYVAEIFRAGIQSIDKGQMEAARSLGMTHAQAMRYIILPQALKRMIPPFANEFIVLIKDSSLGMVIAAPEIMYWGKAAAGEYYRVWEPYLTVAFIYLLLTLSLSKLSHYLERKYSTQ is encoded by the coding sequence TTTGATATTATTGTTGAATACGCCCCTTACTTTTGGCAAGGGCTGCTCGTAACGATCGGCGTATCATTAGCCGGCATCGTGTTCGGCCTCATTCTCGGCCTGTTCATCGGCCTTGGCAAAATGTCGTCCAACCCGATTATTCGTTTGCCGTTTTCGTGGTACATTCACTTTTTCCGCGGTACGCCGCTTGTCGTGCAAATTTTGCTCGTCCATTTCGGCGCCATGCCGCTCTTTTTCGCCCAGCCAAATGCCGTCGCTTCCCTGGCCGTCTCGCTGTCGCTCAACTCGGCCGCGTATGTGGCCGAGATTTTCCGCGCCGGCATCCAGTCGATCGACAAAGGGCAAATGGAAGCGGCCCGCTCGCTTGGGATGACGCATGCGCAGGCGATGCGCTACATTATTTTGCCGCAGGCGTTAAAGCGAATGATTCCGCCGTTTGCGAACGAGTTTATCGTCTTAATTAAAGATTCGTCGCTTGGGATGGTCATCGCCGCCCCGGAAATCATGTATTGGGGGAAAGCGGCCGCGGGTGAGTATTACCGCGTTTGGGAGCCGTATTTAACAGTGGCGTTCATCTATTTGCTCTTAACGCTTTCGTTAAGCAAACTGTCACACTATCTTGAAAGGAAGTATTCGACCCAATGA